A window from Gemmatimonadales bacterium encodes these proteins:
- a CDS encoding AMP-binding protein produces the protein MHLADAFEAAALRGPDRSFIVSGTRRLSYAQVDQEARALAAALADLGIEPGDRIAVILPNWPEWVVTLLATAFLGGTIVPINPALGYHELKYQLRHAEASIIVTAPSYEGRDFLEWFDELIGELPDVLYLVAVGNEDFWYDDRVFPYRELVSKGAHLETPAAPRDPDATLAILYTSGTMGKPKGVCLSHRNVVETAWKTVEALGVTPEDVSLVAVPCFTIFGTSMVVGGIVAGVTLVLQENFGPARAVELVAREQVTLLHGVPTMFQLLVRERSFTAERLPTLRTGIIAGSPVGPDLVQRVRRTCDVQIAYGLTETGPTVTMTRPGDTPAQRIETVGRPLPLVEVRIVDVTTGELHGAEAIGELAVKGPNVMSGYYRMPAETRRAFTPEGYFLTGDLAMLDEDGYVRIVGRRKEMIIRSGYNVYPREVEDVLRAHPAVEEICVVGVPHEILGEMICACIVPTEGAIVRGEDFVDFAREQMADYKVPDLVRFFDALPMTSSGKVKRRELAQIVTLELTAS, from the coding sequence GTGCATTTGGCGGATGCGTTCGAAGCCGCCGCCCTTCGCGGCCCGGACCGCTCGTTCATCGTGTCCGGGACCCGGCGTCTGTCGTACGCTCAGGTGGACCAGGAGGCGAGGGCGCTCGCCGCCGCGCTGGCCGACCTCGGGATAGAGCCCGGGGACCGCATCGCCGTCATCCTTCCCAACTGGCCCGAGTGGGTGGTCACCCTGCTGGCGACGGCATTCCTCGGCGGCACCATCGTCCCGATCAACCCCGCGCTAGGCTACCACGAGCTCAAGTACCAGCTGCGGCACGCCGAGGCGTCGATCATCGTGACCGCGCCGAGCTACGAGGGGCGCGATTTCCTCGAATGGTTCGACGAGCTGATCGGCGAGTTGCCGGACGTCCTCTACCTCGTCGCCGTGGGAAACGAGGACTTCTGGTACGACGACCGGGTCTTCCCGTACCGGGAGCTGGTCTCGAAGGGCGCTCACCTCGAGACACCCGCGGCGCCGCGCGACCCCGACGCGACGCTCGCGATCCTCTACACCTCCGGCACCATGGGGAAGCCGAAGGGGGTGTGCCTCTCGCATCGCAACGTGGTCGAGACGGCTTGGAAGACGGTGGAAGCGCTGGGCGTCACGCCGGAAGACGTCAGCCTGGTCGCGGTGCCGTGCTTCACCATCTTCGGCACGAGCATGGTGGTGGGAGGCATCGTCGCCGGCGTCACCCTGGTCCTCCAGGAGAACTTCGGCCCGGCACGCGCTGTGGAGCTGGTCGCGCGCGAGCAGGTCACCCTCCTCCACGGTGTGCCGACGATGTTCCAGCTCCTGGTGCGGGAGCGCAGCTTCACCGCTGAGCGGCTGCCGACGCTCAGGACGGGAATCATCGCGGGGAGCCCCGTAGGTCCCGATCTGGTGCAGCGGGTGCGCCGGACCTGCGATGTGCAGATCGCCTACGGGCTCACGGAGACGGGCCCGACGGTGACGATGACGCGCCCCGGTGATACGCCGGCGCAACGCATCGAGACCGTGGGCCGCCCGCTCCCCCTGGTGGAAGTGCGGATCGTGGACGTGACGACCGGGGAGCTGCACGGCGCGGAGGCGATCGGCGAGCTGGCGGTCAAGGGCCCCAACGTGATGTCGGGCTACTACCGCATGCCCGCGGAGACCAGGCGGGCCTTCACGCCCGAGGGGTACTTCCTTACCGGTGACCTGGCCATGCTGGACGAGGACGGCTACGTCCGCATCGTGGGGCGCCGGAAGGAGATGATCATCCGCAGCGGGTACAACGTCTACCCGCGTGAGGTGGAGGATGTGCTGCGCGCGCATCCGGCCGTCGAGGAGATCTGTGTGGTGGGGGTGCCCCACGAGATCCTGGGCGAGATGATCTGCGCGTGCATAGTGCCGACCGAAGGTGCCATCGTGCGGGGCGAGGACTTCGTGGATTTCGCCCGCGAGCAGATGGCCGACTACAAGGTGCCTGATCTGGTGCGCTTCTTCGATGCCCTACCGATGACGTCCAGCGGGAAGGTCAAGCGACGGGAGCTGGCCCAGATCGTGACCCTGGAACTCACAGCGTCTTGA
- a CDS encoding HAMP domain-containing sensor histidine kinase, producing the protein MALAFRRRMFLWLVVVSALPASVAITVSLASPDIGKPVGGVAAWERTADSWREARRALDIRTMSPGIRAALDRHGDEVGASLSRARQARAIHNAFAGTLAAVAIALTILVGGGAIQLAGHLSRQLSRPIDELIAWTGHLMRGEPLPDAPPAVGAPEFEVLRDAFRKMAAELDRARSREVEAAALRAFREVARQVAHELKNPLTPMRFAVSRLKERVGPEDQELIEILDGESARIEEMAREFSLLGRLPEGPPAPLDVGEMLEELSKGLAVRVRLERSAGLPLVTGHYEPLRRAFQNLILNACQACAANGEIGLTARRSANGAAPAVEITVSDNGTGISAEHLPRIFEPYFTTKTGGTGLGLALVRQTIHDHGGAIAVASEPGRGTTFTVTLPAVTA; encoded by the coding sequence GTGGCCCTCGCCTTCCGACGCCGCATGTTCCTTTGGCTGGTCGTGGTTTCGGCCCTGCCGGCATCGGTCGCCATCACGGTCTCCCTGGCCTCGCCGGACATCGGTAAGCCGGTGGGCGGCGTGGCGGCCTGGGAGCGGACGGCCGACTCCTGGCGCGAGGCGCGCCGCGCGCTCGATATCCGCACCATGAGCCCGGGGATCCGAGCTGCCCTCGACCGCCACGGCGACGAGGTCGGCGCTTCGCTCTCCCGCGCCCGCCAGGCGCGGGCCATCCACAACGCTTTCGCGGGCACGCTCGCGGCGGTGGCGATCGCGCTGACGATCCTGGTGGGCGGCGGCGCCATCCAGCTCGCCGGGCACCTCTCGCGCCAGCTCTCACGGCCCATCGACGAGCTCATCGCCTGGACGGGCCACCTGATGCGAGGCGAGCCGCTTCCCGACGCGCCGCCCGCGGTAGGCGCGCCCGAGTTCGAGGTCCTGCGCGACGCGTTCCGGAAGATGGCGGCCGAGCTGGACCGCGCCCGCTCGCGCGAGGTGGAAGCCGCCGCGCTGCGCGCCTTCCGCGAGGTAGCCCGACAGGTGGCGCACGAACTCAAGAACCCCCTCACGCCCATGCGCTTCGCGGTGTCGCGCCTCAAAGAGCGCGTCGGGCCGGAAGACCAGGAGCTGATCGAGATCCTCGACGGGGAGAGCGCGCGCATCGAGGAAATGGCCCGCGAGTTCTCGCTCCTCGGTCGCCTGCCGGAGGGGCCGCCCGCGCCGCTCGATGTGGGCGAGATGCTGGAGGAATTGAGCAAGGGGCTGGCGGTGAGGGTGCGGCTCGAGAGGTCGGCGGGGTTGCCGCTGGTGACCGGACACTATGAGCCGTTGAGACGGGCGTTCCAGAACCTGATCCTCAACGCCTGCCAGGCGTGCGCCGCGAACGGCGAAATCGGGCTGACCGCGCGCCGGTCCGCGAACGGCGCCGCCCCAGCCGTCGAGATCACCGTGAGCGACAATGGCACCGGCATCAGCGCCGAGCACCTGCCGCGCATCTTCGAGCCCTATTTCACGACCAAGACGGGCGGCACCGGCCTCGGGCTCGCGCTGGTTCGCCAGACGATCCACGACCACGGCGGTGCGATCGCAGTCGCGAGCGAACCGGGCCGCGGCACCACGTTCACGGTGACCCTCCCGGCCGTTACCGCGTGA
- a CDS encoding sigma-54 dependent transcriptional regulator has product MSRQPRILIVDDEANLRRMLSAVLVAEGFRIAEASNGTEAVAAAQRRRPDAVLLDLSMPGGPDGLATLERLTAEAPGVPVIMMSGRAGLQDAVRATKLGAFHFLEKPLAPEAVVLALRSALALAKARAEAQALREALGPTATIVGSSPQITEVRSLIARVAATEARVLITGESGTGKELVAAAIHAASARADGPFVRVNCAAIPRELVESEMFGHERGSFTGATERRIGRFEQADGGTLFLDEVGDLSIEAQAKLLRALEAGEVERVGGDKPIPVDVRVVSATNQDLARAVKDRSFREDLLYRLHVFPVWIAPLRERPGDIPELVRHFIQLICTRIGRPAATVSGTAMDLLVSHRWPGNVRELANIVERLIILSVRSEIGVEDVRAALPATDGTAGAAPLPSTAAQLPLSDELDNYERTLITRALSAAKGNVAEAARGLATDRANLYRRLKRLGIEGGS; this is encoded by the coding sequence GTGAGCCGCCAACCGCGGATCCTGATCGTAGACGACGAAGCCAACCTCCGCCGCATGCTGAGCGCGGTCCTCGTGGCCGAGGGATTCAGGATCGCCGAGGCGTCCAACGGGACGGAGGCGGTCGCGGCGGCGCAGCGACGCCGCCCGGACGCGGTCCTGCTCGACCTCTCGATGCCGGGCGGCCCCGACGGTCTCGCCACGCTGGAGCGCCTAACGGCGGAGGCTCCCGGCGTCCCCGTGATCATGATGAGCGGCCGCGCCGGCCTTCAGGACGCGGTGCGCGCGACGAAGCTCGGCGCGTTCCACTTCCTCGAGAAGCCGCTGGCGCCGGAGGCGGTCGTGCTCGCGCTCCGATCGGCTCTCGCGCTCGCGAAGGCGCGAGCGGAGGCGCAGGCGCTGCGCGAGGCGCTCGGGCCCACCGCGACCATCGTGGGCTCCTCGCCGCAGATCACCGAAGTGCGCTCGCTCATCGCCCGGGTCGCCGCGACGGAAGCGCGGGTGCTCATCACCGGCGAGTCCGGCACCGGCAAGGAGCTGGTGGCCGCCGCGATCCACGCGGCGAGCGCCCGCGCCGACGGCCCGTTCGTGCGGGTAAACTGCGCCGCCATCCCGCGCGAGCTGGTCGAGTCCGAGATGTTCGGCCACGAGCGCGGATCGTTCACGGGCGCGACGGAGCGGCGCATCGGCCGGTTCGAGCAGGCGGACGGAGGCACCCTCTTCCTCGACGAAGTGGGCGACCTGTCGATCGAGGCGCAGGCCAAGCTGCTGCGCGCGCTCGAGGCCGGCGAGGTCGAGCGCGTCGGAGGCGACAAGCCGATCCCGGTGGATGTGCGCGTCGTCTCGGCTACCAACCAGGACCTGGCGCGCGCGGTGAAGGACCGCTCGTTCCGCGAGGATCTGCTCTACCGGCTCCACGTCTTCCCGGTCTGGATCGCGCCGCTGCGCGAACGCCCAGGCGACATCCCCGAGCTGGTGCGACACTTTATCCAGCTGATTTGCACCCGGATCGGGCGTCCCGCAGCGACGGTGAGCGGGACTGCGATGGATCTCCTGGTGAGCCATCGCTGGCCGGGCAACGTGCGCGAGCTAGCCAACATCGTGGAACGGCTCATCATCCTTTCGGTCCGCAGCGAGATCGGCGTGGAAGACGTGCGCGCCGCGTTGCCCGCCACCGACGGCACGGCCGGCGCCGCGCCGCTCCCCAGCACGGCGGCCCAGCTCCCGCTCTCCGACGAGCTCGACAACTACGAGCGAACGCTGATCACCCGGGCGCTCTCGGCGGCCAAGGGCAACGTGGCTGAAGCGGCGCGCGGCCTGGCGACCGACCGCGCCAACCTG